A genome region from Aurantiacibacter sp. MUD61 includes the following:
- the prmC gene encoding peptide chain release factor N(5)-glutamine methyltransferase, with product MATVRTTLIQAAKLLSNTSDTPRLDAELLMAHALGCSRSDLLLRHQDKATPASFADFLDRRAQHEPVAHIIGEQEFYGRPFRVTPAVLIPRADSESVVDAALSAAPDARRVLDLGTGSGALLLTLLAELPEAQGIGIERSQPARAIASRNAQELGLAGRADIRPGDWTQAGWADELGRFDLIIANPPYVETDADLAPNVRNYEPAEALFAGADGLDDYRILIPQLPDLLTENGVAVLEIGANQEAQVSEIANNHGFSAQVRQDLAGRDRAVILRLRLGKAESSS from the coding sequence ATGGCAACAGTCAGGACAACGCTTATTCAGGCTGCCAAGCTGCTCAGCAACACCAGCGATACGCCGCGTCTGGATGCCGAATTGCTGATGGCGCATGCGCTCGGCTGTTCGCGTTCGGACCTGTTGCTGCGGCATCAGGACAAAGCCACCCCCGCTTCGTTCGCGGACTTTCTCGACCGCCGCGCGCAGCATGAGCCGGTCGCCCATATCATCGGCGAACAGGAGTTTTACGGGCGCCCGTTTCGCGTCACTCCCGCCGTCCTGATCCCCCGCGCTGACAGCGAGAGTGTCGTCGACGCGGCGCTGAGCGCAGCACCCGATGCGCGGCGTGTGCTCGATCTTGGTACAGGCTCCGGCGCGCTGCTGCTGACGCTGCTGGCCGAGCTGCCCGAGGCGCAGGGAATCGGCATCGAACGCTCGCAGCCCGCGCGTGCCATCGCCAGCAGGAATGCTCAGGAACTGGGTCTCGCCGGCCGTGCCGACATTCGTCCGGGCGACTGGACGCAAGCGGGCTGGGCCGACGAGCTGGGCCGGTTCGACCTCATCATTGCCAATCCGCCCTATGTCGAGACCGATGCCGATCTTGCGCCCAATGTGCGCAATTATGAACCTGCCGAAGCGCTGTTTGCTGGCGCAGATGGACTCGATGATTACCGGATATTGATACCGCAGCTGCCCGATCTGTTGACAGAAAATGGCGTCGCGGTGCTCGAGATCGGAGCTAATCAAGAAGCGCAAGTATCTGAAATAGCGAACAATCACGGATTTTCCGCGCAAGTCCGCCAGGATCTGGCCGGGCGCGATCGTGCGGTGATCTTGCGATTAAGGCTTGGCAAAGCCGAATCGAGTAGTTAG
- a CDS encoding DUF4167 domain-containing protein — protein MNSNRNNNRRRGGGRNNNRGGGNPMQNNRIDSRARGNAPQLLDKYKKLAQEAQLNDDRVQTEYYLQFADHYFRVIADAKAQKEEAQAKRNNDRGQDNSSDDDDDDGQDDRQNDRQNDKKPRGRKNSRPRKGDPDQDSGQEGESGDQGDDDNPFNRDDEKPKKERKARQPRKKKDEVATDDAGNLDPGVLPPAIARGDDAAAGDEAPKARRGLKPRRKPKDDGEEALEAVG, from the coding sequence TTGAATAGCAATCGCAATAACAATCGTCGCCGTGGTGGTGGTCGCAACAACAATCGTGGCGGCGGCAACCCCATGCAGAACAACCGGATCGACAGCCGCGCGCGTGGCAATGCCCCGCAGCTGCTCGACAAGTACAAGAAGCTGGCGCAGGAAGCGCAGCTGAATGACGACCGGGTGCAGACCGAATATTACCTGCAGTTCGCCGATCACTACTTCCGCGTCATCGCTGATGCAAAGGCGCAGAAGGAAGAGGCGCAGGCCAAGCGCAATAACGATCGCGGGCAGGATAATTCCTCCGATGACGACGATGATGACGGTCAGGACGATCGCCAGAATGATCGTCAGAACGACAAGAAGCCGCGCGGCCGCAAGAACAGTCGTCCGCGCAAGGGCGACCCCGATCAGGACAGCGGGCAGGAAGGCGAAAGCGGCGATCAGGGGGATGATGACAATCCCTTCAACCGCGATGATGAAAAGCCGAAGAAAGAGCGCAAGGCTCGCCAGCCACGCAAGAAGAAGGACGAGGTCGCTACCGATGACGCCGGCAACCTTGATCCCGGCGTGCTGCCGCCGGCAATTGCGCGGGGCGATGACGCTGCTGCTGGCGACGAAGCGCCCAAGGCTCGCAGGGGCCTGAAGCCGCGCCGCAAGCCGAAGGATGACGGCGAAGAAGCGCTCGAGGCAGTAGGCTAA